TAGCAAAAGAAAAAGAGAAAAGTGAATTAATATCGAAACAAAATGATGAACTCGAAGAACTAGTTTCTGAAAGAACTGCCGAAATAACCAAGCAGAAAGAAGAGCTAGTAATGGCAATGGAAGAGTTAAAAGCAACTCAAAGCCAGTTAATTCAATCTGAAAAAATGGCAAGTTTAGGTGAGTTAACAGCCGGCATTGCCCATGAGATTCAAAATCCGCTCAACTTTGTCAATAACTTTTCTGAGGTAAGCTCCGAAATGATTGACGACATGAATGAGGAGTTGGAAAAAGGTGACCTAGAAGAAGTCAAAGCATTAGCAGCCGATTTAAAACTTAACTTGGGAAAAATATACCACCACGGAAACCGAGCAAGTAGTATTGTGAAAGGTATGCTAGAGCACAGCAGAGCAAGTTCTGGCAAAAAAGAGTTAACGGATATTAATGTCTTGGCAGATGAATACTTGAGGCTTTCCTACCATGGTTTAAGAGCCAAGGATAAAAGCTTTAATGCAGAGATTATAACTGACTTAGACCCTAATTTGCCTAAAATAAACATTGTCTCTCAGGATGTGGGTAGGGTACTTTTGAATTTGATAAATAATGCCTTTCAGTCATGTACTGAACGAAACTCTGGAGCGAAAACCGAAAATTATTTGGCTTGCGTAACAGTAAGTACCAAAACCCAAAAGGACAATATAGTTATTGCAATAAAAGACAATGGTTTGGGGATACCGACAGAAATACGAGACAAAATATTTCAACCATTTTTTACAACCAAAGACACTGGGAAAGGGACAGGGTTAGGCCTTTCGTTGAGCAATGAGATAATAAAGGCTCATGGGGGAGAAATAAGCCTAAAAACGAAAGTTAACGAAGGGACAAAATTTATAATAACTTTACCGATCAGTTAAGTATTACACACTGAACTGCCATGAATATGAAAATACTAGTAGTAGACGACGAAGTAGATGTTAAAGACCTTTTTCTTCAAAAATTCAGGAAGGAAATAAAAAGAGAGGAAATGAGTTTTTCATTTGCTCATTCTGGAGAAGATGCTTTGACATACTTAAAAGAACACGAATCAGAGGCTGTACTCATCCTTTCTGATATTAACATGCCAGGGATGACAGGCATAGAGTTGCTGAAACAAATTAGGTCTAATTATCATAAACCACCTCCTATTGTCATGATGATAACTGCCTATGGAGATGAAGATAATAAGAATCAAGCGACGGAATATGGGGCAGATGATTTTCTTACTAAACCATTGGACTTTGCAATGCTAAAGTCAAGGTTAGCCTCTGTTTAAATTTGAATTGATATGAAAACTAACATACTTGTAGTAGATGACGAAAGCGACTTGGAAGTTCTCATTCGCCAAAAATTTAGACGCCAGATAAGAGAAGGTAAATACGAATTCCTTTTCGCCGAAAATGGGAAAAAGGCTTTAGAGATTTTAGAAAGCCACCCCGAAATATCATTGGTTTTAAGTGACATCAACATGCCTGTAATGGATGGACTTACACTCTTAATGCGAATAGGGGAGAGTAAGCCTTTGATTCAAGTAGTGATGGTATCTGCTTATGGAGATATGGACAATATCCGTACAGCTATGAATAAGGGTGCTTTTGACTTTGTATGCAAACCTGTCAATTTTGAAGACTTGGAGGTAACCATGGAAAAAACCATCCTTCACATAACTGAGCTTCAGAAAAGAATAGAGGCGATCAAAGAAAATGACATACTTAAGATGTATGTTGATGATAGCGTTCTCAAGTTCATGAGCAAGCAGGAGTTTGAAAACTCTTTAACAGCAAATGAAACCATAAATGCAACTGTAGTATTTATTGATATATGTGGCTTTACGGCTATCACTGAGAAGGAAAGCCCAGATTTTGTGGTGAACATTATCAATAAATACTTTGACCTAATGGTGAAAGAAATAATTGCACACGATGGTCGTATTGATAAATTTATGGGTGATGCAGTAATGGCTGTATTCAAGGGAGAATTCCATCTTGATAGGGCAATTGACGCTTCATTAGGTGTACAGGCCGCAATCAAGGCTATTAAAGAACCTGCTGTAGGCGTTGAATCTTACTTGCCAAAAGTCTCCATCGGAATTAACTCAGGTGAAATGATAGCTGGTAATATAGGTTCAAGTACCTTAAAAAGGCTGGACTTTACCGTTATTGGTGATGTGGTGAATACTGCACAAAGAATTCAGTCGGCAGCGATAGACGACCAAATATTAATTTCGGAAACGTCCTATGAGATGGTGAAGGACTCTTTTAGTTGTAAATATGCAGGAGAGTTTGAATTAAAAAATAAGGCCAAAGCTATCAAATGTTACGAAGTGCTCTCCTAAAGTTTTAAGCATTTAGGCTTTCTTTGACTGAATGCTTTTAAGGTCTAATCCTTTTAGCTTCAAGAGGTGTTGGTGTTTAAAACTCTCTTTATACTTTTTGCAAAAATCAGTATGATAAGCGTGGTTTTCTAAAAAACTAATTTGAATTTCTTGCCATTCTGATCTACTGAGATCTTTGTTAAAGTGACGTAACTCTTTAAAGAGCATTTCACTTACTGGCTCAAAATTTTCTGTGCTTAGATACTCTAAATCAGCATCAGCCAACACCCTTTCAGCTAAGTTTTTGGGTTTTTGTGGGATTTTTGTTGCCATTATCATCCCACATATTTTTTCAAGCTCTTCTTCAGAAAACTCATATTTGGAAAGCATTTCTCTGGCAATCCTGCAACCTTTCTCTTCGTGGTCTTCTCGCCCTTCAATAAATCCTATGTCATGAAATATGGCTGCAAGTCGTATCAATTCAATTTCCTCTGGCGGCAATCCTTCCCTCCATGCAAGGTACTCTGCCATTTTGAGTACATAAAGCGTATGATTAACACTATGATATGTTAAGTATTGAGGCAATTCGCTTGTTAGAATGTCAAGAACCTCATCGTATACTTTGTCAAATAGTGATTTCATTCAAACTTGTATCAATGTGCCCTTAATCTTTTAACTTCTCCTCCGCCTACTTCTTTTATACTTTGTATAAAAATAAATGCATTTGGATCAGTATTGAAAATTGATTTTTTAAGCTTGTGAATCTCTAGTCTTGTAACTACTGTTACAATGATATCAGTGTCGTGTTTCACTTCAAAACTTCCTGGTAAATAACCTCTCTCTCCTTTGTAAACCGATATTGCCTTATTGTGAGTTTTGACGATCATCTCTTTCATTTCCTCATGTTTGCTCGAAATAATAGTTAGGGAAGTGTATTCTTCAAAACCATCAACCACATATCCAGAAACCTGCAAAGCGGTAAAGTAGGTAAGTATAGAATACATTGCTTTTTCAATCCCTAAGCTATAAGCAGCAATAAGAAACAAAACTGTATTTGTTATCATTATTATTTCGGCAGTACTAATGGGCAATTTCTTATTGGAATATTCGGCAAGCACCTCTAAACCATCTATCACTCCACCGCCTTTTATTACAAAACCAATACCTAAGCCAATGAAAAGTCCTCCAAAAATGGCAATAAGAACCTTGTCATTTGTAATAGCCGGAACCTCAACAAACTGAAGTAAAATGGCCAATAAAATGACAGCGATAAGTGCATGAATGGCAAAGTTTTTTCCAATCTTGTAGTATCCGATAATAATAAAAGGAAGGTTGATTAAAACGAGTGGAATACTCACATCAATATGGAAAATTTCATGTATTAGGATGGAAACACCTGTTACTCCTCCATCTATAAAATGATTTGGGATCATGAATCCTTTGATAGCAATGGTGCCACAAAGCGAGCCAAGAATTATAAATAAAATTGACCTTACAGAAAATACCTCGTTCCAGTTAATGCTTTGATTTGAAGACAATCGATCGGCTCTTTAAAAGTAGAATTATAGAGTAAATTTATAATAACATCCACATACAAAAAAATTGAATCTACAAGACTTTTAATTATAGTTGTTTTGATGTGAGTAGCGGCTATTTTATTACTTGCCTATTTAGTAAAATTAACTAAAAGTAGACACCGAAAAAATTGAGAAGAAGAATCGAATAGTTGGGCTGAGTCATCGGTCGATAAAATGCATTTGATCGTCGAAAAGCTTCATGTCTAAAAACTAGCTCTACATTTTATTTATTACATTTATCGAAACCTATTTAACCTAGCCAAAATGAAGACGACATTATTACTCGCATTGTTTTTAACCATACTCTATAACAGCTCTTTTGCTCAAAACAACGCTTTCGCCGTTCAAACAAGTATAAAAAACGGAATTGTAGAAGGCAATTATGACACTAAAACAGGTATTCAAAAATACTTTGGGATACCTTATGCTAAACCACCCGTAGGAGATTTTAGGTGGAAAGCACCTCAGCCGATTGCAAATTGGCAAGGAGTAAAAATGACCAAGGATTTTGGGCCAAGGGCAATGCAAGCACCTGTATTTGGTGACATGCGTTTTCGTTCCGATGGCTTAAGTGAAGACTGTCTTTACCTCAATGTGTGGGCACCAAGCGGTCAATTGGCTAAAAACTTACCAGTACTCGTCTATTTTTATGGAGGAGGTTTTGTCGCTGGAGATGGTTCAGAGCCTCGCTATGATGGAGAAGCAATGGCAAAGGAAGGAATCGTAGTTGTGACAGTAAATTATAGGCTGAATATATTTGGCTTTTTTGCCCATCCTGAATTAAGCAATGAAACGACCTACAAAGGCTCAGGAAACTATGGCCTCATGGATCAGGCATTAGCTTTGAAGTGGGTAAACGAAAACATTAAAGTTTTTGGAGGTGATCCCAAAAGAGTAACTATTGCTGGGGAATCAGCTGGATCTATCTCTGTATGTGCACAAATGGCTTCTCCGCTTGCACGTAATTTAATTGCTGGAGCCATAGGAGAAAGTGGAGCTGCAATAAATCCTACGCTGTCACCTATTCCATTAAAAGAGGCTGAGCAAGGAGGTCTTGATTTTGCTAAAAGTATTGGTCAGACAACTTTACAAGCTCTAAGAAAGTTGTCGACGAAGGAGATTTATGAGTTTTACAATGAGTCAAACCGATTTGGTTTCCCTACAGTTATTGATGGTTATTTTTACCCTAAAACGATACCGCAAATTTTCAATGCGAAGGAGCAATCTCAGGTTCCACTTTTACTGGGATGGAACTCTGCTGAGATTCCTGGTCAAGCTTTTATGCAAGGGCAACCATACAAATCGGAAAATTATATAACCAAGGTAAAGCAAAGTTACCCTACGGATTACGAGGAGGTTTTGAAACTGTATCCTCATGGCAGCGAGAGAGAAATTGAGCTTTCGGCTACTGCTTTAGCATCCGACCGATTTATATCTTATAGCACTTGGAAATGGTTTGACCTACATCGTAAAAACTCTAATCAGCCAGTTTACCGTTACTTATTTAGTAGGGTGCGACCTCCATTGGTAGATCAATCGCTCACTTCGGCACTTGCAGGAGGAACTGTTAAAAAAGACCCGAATGCTACTCCACCACCACCACCAGTAGGTGCATCGCATGCCAGCGAAATTGAATATTGTATGGGAAACCTTTCTAACAGCCCAGAGTTTGCATGGACTTCGGACGATTACAAAGTTTCAGAAACCATGATGAAATATTTTGCAAATTTTATCAAAACGGGGAATCCAAATGGGGAGAATCTTCCTGAATGGTCAAAAGCTGAACCAAACGACAAAATGCCACCAGTAATGAATATTGACTTGGAATCAAAAACAATAAAAGCACAAGATGACGCTAGGTATGAGTTTTTGGATAAGGCTTATGGGAATTGATTGAGGAGCTTTAAAACTTTGCTTAAAAACAGACAAATCTGTGTTTAAAAAGTGCTAATTTACTCAAAAGCCTGAAAAGTATTTGAACAAATACAAGCTACCGCTAGAAATGCTCTATCAATGGGAGAGCAATGTTCCGGATAAAGGTTTCCTTCACGAAACAATGGGAGGGGAGATTTATAGCTGGACTTGGGGCAACGCCATGCTGGAAATAAGACCAAATCGCAAAAGTGTTGGTTTCAAATAAATCAACGACAATAACAATTTTTGGACTTCCGTAAAATCACGTACATTGCTGAATACTTCAACCCGAGCCTTATTTTATATGATGAATCAATTTAAAGCGGCGAGAAAAGTACTAATGCTTTCTCTCTTATTATCACTCTTTTCATTCGTCTTAAAGGCACAGCAAAAAACTGAATTCAACTATCAAATACCCAATCTTGATTCCTTGCCCTTAGATACAGCCTTGGTAAAAATAGGCGATGCCATTAATCAGATGAAAGGTGAGGCGGATGCCAAAATAAAAGAAGACTTATGGCATACTTTAAAACGTGCAAAAGCCTCAAAAAGGCCACTACTGATAGCTAAAACCTATAAAGAACTCGCAAATTGGCATTACCTCAGTGTTACATCTGAAAACAAAGATTCAATCTATTATTACGATGATCAGGCATTACAATTCTTTTTACAAACAGATGAAAAAGAACTCATCAGCAATGCTTACAAAACTGTGGGTTTTGATCTTCAGTTCATGCAGCGTTTTGCTGAGGCTGAAGTGCAATATTTCAAGGGATTGGAAGTAGCAAAATCCATTGAATATCAAAGCGGAATAAACTCCACTCATGCTTCATTGGCAAGTCTTTATACAAGTACCAAAGATTATAAATCGGCACTACGATATAGTGAAATGGTGGTCGCCTCTTACGAAGAAGAGGGGAATACCCACCCTTTGATACGTGCTTTAGTTACTTTAAGCAATATTTATGTTCAACTGGAACAGCCAGAAAAAGCCTTAAATGCTACTAACAAAGCTTTAGCTCTGGTTGCTGACTTGCCGGAAAAGTACCAAGCCTCAGAATCATACAATGTGCGAGCTTGGCGAGGAAAAGCATTGCGAAAACTGAAACGCTATGATGAAGCATTGAAAGACTTTGAGTTTTCGTGGAAAGGAATGCAAGAAATTTATGGTGCAGCAAAAGTTAATGGTTGGAAAGGCGATATTGGAAGTGTCTACTTTTTGCAAAATAAATATGAAAAGGCAATTCCTTTCCTCAAAGACTACATTGAGCACTTCAAGGGTAAAAAAGTGTATAATCCAGAGGAACTGAAGGATCATTACCTCTGGTTGGCAGAATCTTATAAAACTATCGGTAAACCTGACTTGGCCTACAAATATCTCTCTGAAGGCAAGGACATAGCAATCAATGCCTTAGAGCAGGAGACCGTGGCACTTAGAGGGGAACTGCGAGTTAAATACGAAACAGAGCAAAAGGACGAAACCATATCAACACAATCTGACTTGATTCAGCAACAAAGAGAGATACAGTGGCTCACTTATGCGATCGTTGGCTTACTGACCTTGATTTTGGGCGGACTTTTCTATACTTATCGCAACAATGTAAACAAGAACAATCAACTTCGAGAACTAAATAATAGTCTAGAAGTCACCAATGTACAGCTAGACAAACGGAATGCGGAAAACGAATTGCTATTAAAAGAAATACACCATCGTGTTAAAAACAACCTTGAAATAGTATCAGGGCTTTTAGAGCTACAGTCGTCTCAAATAGACGACCCTTCTGTGCAAGCAGCCATGCTTTCAAGTCAAAATAGGGTGCATTCCATGGGAATAATTCACCAAAAACTATATCAAAGTGAGCACCTCACTTCCATAGAAATGCGTGATTACTTCGTGAATTTGGGAGAAAACATCATGAATTCTTTTAGCTCAGATGGTAAAGTAAAAATAGAATGTGATATGCCTGAGTTAGTGCTGGATGTGGATACTGCCATTTCGGTAGGGCTTATTGCTAATGAACTACTAACAAATGCCTTTAAGTATGCATTTGAAGGGAAAGAGAAAGGCAAAATTGAGATTACTATGAAATCTAATGGCCCTAATGACGACAACCTAGAATTGAATATCACAGATGATGGAATAGGGAAAAACGAAGACAGTCCTGCAAAAGGAACAGGCTTTGGCACCATGCTCATAGATCTACTCACCAAACAACTGAATGGCACCATTTCATATAAAAATGAAAACGGCACGAAGGTTTCATTAGTTTTCAACAAAACAAACCACCTGGCATGAAAAACCCGATAACCATACTGGTGGTAGAAGATGAAATGATTATTGCTGCCAAAATATCGTTAAGACTTACAAATCTTGGTTATGAAGTAACTGGCATAGTGCCACGGGGTGAAGAAGCACTCCTGCACATTGAACAAAATGCACCAGACATTGTCCTTTTAGACATCAATCTAAAGGGAAGCATAGATGGAATTGATATTGCAGCACAGATTATAAAAAACAACTGGCAGTGCGTCATTATATATTTGACAGCCAATACTGACGAAGCTACTTTTAACAGAGCCAAAGCCACTCGCCCCTTTGCCTTTTTATCAAAACCCATTAAACCTATAGATCTTCAAAGAACCATAGAACTTACCGAGGAGCAAATTCTAAAACAACGAGAAATAGAAGACTCAGTCAATAGCTCAATGCCAGAATTGCAGGGTGGAAATGACACACATGAGCTATTAAGTGATGGAGAATTCTTAACAGATAGGATTTTTGTTAAGGTTAAACAGAAAATGGTTAAAATTTTCGTGAGCGATATTCTCTACATTGCCGCAGACCGCAGTTATTGTCAAATTTTCACAAAACAAGAGACACACCTGCTTTCTGTTCCGCTAAAAAACGTGGAAGACAAGCTTTCAAAATCACAGTTTATGAGAATACATCGGTCTTATCTCGTGAACATAAAAGCGATAGACGAAATGACGGATACCCATGTTTTTATAAGCAAAAAGGTAATTCCTCTTAATACGAATGCCAAAGAAGACTTATTTAAACGTTTGCAACGGGTTTAGTTAAATCAAAAAACTTCACATCTATACTCTCGGAAAGTGAAAAGGGCTTTTCGGAAGATAAGTAACGGTACTGGGAAAATAGCACATAAGGGTTTGAAGGATTAGAAACATATTTATATATAATTTCTAACCGATTTATAGCCATGAAAGCAAATATTCACCTAGGGGCAAGAACAAGTTCACCCAGCCATGAAATCATTAAACTTGAAGCCCAAGACAATTATACAATAGTACATTTCATTGATGGGAGTAAGCTCTTGACATCTACCACAATTGGTACCTTAGAAAAGCGACTTCAACCTTTTCATTTTTTTAGAACAAGCCGATCCACAGTTATAAACCTGGATTACCTCTATTTATTTAAAGTCCATTACGGAAGCAATGGCAGTCTTGAAAAGACAACGAAAAATGATATTTTCCTTGCCCGACGTAGAAAAGCAGCCTTTGAAGCTGAAATAGGAGGCTGTATTAATTGTGCTTAACTTATTCGATATAAACATTAATTAATCATGAAAAAACTATACATATTTCTTATTTCATTAATCTCCATATCCGCTGCTGCCCAAATCTCAAGCAATGGCACAACCGACGGTTCCATCACCATTACGCCAAAGGGTTTACATGGAAGTTCTAACACGACGGCAGAAGGAGGCAACCTAGCACTTGGCTCAAATGCCTTGCAGAAAACAATTTATGATGGAACAGTTAGTACTTATTTTGGGGCTTACAATACTGCCATTGGTGATTCATCGCTTTACTCAAATGTATCAGGTTATTTCAATACAGGCTTAGGTGCTTTTTCGCTTCAAATTAATTCAACTGGAAAGGGGAATGCTGGAATTGGTTATGGGGCTCTAAATAGAAATGAAAATGGGGATTTTAATACAGCAATAGGTAATATCACTTTATTTAGTAATACTTCCGGCATACGAAATACAGCTGTTGGTAACGCTGCATTAGTTAATAATACAACAGCTAGTTACAATACTGCCGTAGGAAATTATGCTCTTTTTTATAACAAGACTGCTAGTTCAAATACAGCTATTGGAAACCAAACTCTTTTCTTGAATACAGAGGGTGTACAAAATACTGCGGTTGGTAGCTTTGCCTTATTAAGCAACAAAACTGCTCAAGGCAACACTGCAATTGGTGCATCCGCACTTTCAAAATCAATTTCTGACGGGAATACTGCAATTGGATGGTTGGCACTTAATACCGACTCCCTAGGAGCATTTAATACTGCAGTGGGCTCATTTACGGGGGAGAATCTTACATTCGGAGACCTTAATTCTTTTTTAGGATACAATGCTGGAACAACAAAAGATAGTTTGTCCAATTCAACGGCTGTAGGTGCCAACGCCAAAGTTAATGCCAGCAACAAAGTCCGAATCGGAGATGCCAATATTTCTGTAATAGAAGGTCAAGTCGCTTGGAGCAACCCATCAGATAGGCGTTTGAAAGAAAGTATAGTTTATACGAGTAGGCTAGGACTTGATTTTGTAAATGGTTTGAAAACTGTCTCTTACAACTACATTGCCGATAAAAATAAAGTCCGTTATGACGGTTTTATTGCTCAAGATGTAGAGAAATTAATGGAAGATTTGAACATCCCGTTTAGTGGTTTGAAAAAGTCTGATAATGGAATGTTTTCGCTGGCTTATTCCGATTTTGTGATGCCTCTCGTAAACGCCATTCAAGAACAGCAGAAGGAAATTGAAGCATTGAAAGCCGAAGCACTGGAAAACAGAGATTTGAGAGTTAGATTGGAACAATTAGAGGCTAAAATGACAAATCGTTAAAAATGCAATATGTCTGATTCATAATCAATCCTTGGCCTTTACGGCACATTTTTGACCACTCGCTAAATTTTTTTTCTATTCCTTTTTTAAGGGCTAATTTCATGTAAACGTAAGAGCCAAAACATTGAAAACTAATTTGAAATCGTCCAATCGAGTACCGTTAATTCAATGGAATAAATCATCACAATACTTCCTAATTTTAGTTGTTCTGGTCCTACTTGGTTTTTGGCCGACGTACTTTGCAAAATTTCTTGATGGGACAGCCGATTTCAGTTTCTATTTTCACTTTCATGCTGCTATGGCAGCAGCTTGGGTAGCATTATTGGTACTGCAGCCCATGCTAATCAAAAGGAAGAAACTAGCCTTACATAGAAAGTTAGGGAAACTGACTTATGTCTTGCTGCCCTTGTTTTTTCTTTCAGTGATATTGTTAAAACATCATCGTATAGGCGGTGAGGTTAGCCCAAATTTAGGAGCTAGTTTATGGTTACAGTTAAAAGATTTGGTGATTATCGGTATCATGTACGGTATTGCTATTTGGCACAAAAAGAACGTTCAAATACATGCCCGAGCTATGATTGCTACAGGAATTGTATTCATTGAGCCCTCTTTAGGTAGATTAATCATTAATGTCTTCTATCCAGCCGACTTCACTACGGGCTTTATAGTCACCATTGTTCTTATATATGCTCTATTATTAATTCTGATATTCTTAGAAAGAAAACAAAGTAAAGGCAGGTGGATATTCCCACTTGTAGGAGTGCTATATATACTTTTTCATTGGTTGTATTTATTCGAAATAAGCTTTCTAGCCTGGGATGCATTTGCCAGTTGGTTTGCTCTTTTACCTCTCACTTAATCATTTCATTGAAAATACGCATAAGCTTAAACTCCTGTTCAGTAAATCAAATTATTAAAAAATAGCAAACATGAAAAACACAATCCTAGGACTCACTTTAATAATGGTTACAGCTCTAGTAATAAGTTGTACTCCAAAAACAGAAGAGGCTGCTACGTCAACCTTCGACTTGGTAACGGCAAAAGCTGAAATAGAAGCAGCAAATAAAGAATTTATGGCTTTAGTAGCCGCAGAAGATTCTGTTGGTTTGGCCAATTCATATACGCATGATGCGAAATTGATGAGTGGCGGAGCACCATCAGTTATAGGAAAGGCTAATATTCAGAGTGCTATAAGAGGAATGTTTGAATCTGGTCTAACTGGTATTGATTTAAGACTCGAAAATGTATACGGTACAGAAGACTTGATTGCAGAAGAAGGTGAACTAACCTTATATGCAGGCGATAATGTCATTGGAGAAGAAAAATACATTGTGCTTTGGAAAAAAGAAGATGGAAAATGGAAGTTATTTAGAGATATATTCAATTCGAATATGCCATTCGAATAATTCAGATTTGGGCCTTTAAGGATCACTCATTTAAATGAAACACTCATATCAAAGAAATATAAATATCACCATGATTAAACTAACCGTACTTTACGGACATCCTACTGCCCCTACTGCTTTTGAAGAGTATTACGCTTATACACATATGCCTTTGGTAGGTAAAATTAAAGAAATTGAAAAAGCAGAAACTACCAAATTTCTAGATGAAACTGATGGTAGCAAAGCAGCCTACTACCGAATGGCCGAATTGTGGTTTGCTGATATAGATGCATTACAAGCAGGCATGGGCTCGCCAGAAGGGCAAGCAACAGCAGGTGATCTATCTAATTTTGCTTCTGGTGGTTTTACTATTTTGACAGGATCTGTGCAATAACGATATGAAATGAAACTGTAATTGAAAGAGGAGGTTTTTATCGACCTTCTTTTTTTATGGAATACAGGGTTCTATATGTTTTGTGAATTAGTAGCCTATGTCGTTCAGTTGAAAAGTTTCGCAGTTACCTATGCTGATCTATTAAAATTACATTTCCATCAGGGTCTGTAACAACAAAACTAGCAGGACCTTTTGTGTTTTCGTCGGCAGGATTTTGAATATTTATACCATGACCTTTTAGGCTTTTTTGAATATCACGCACATCCATAAATGAGTCAGTATTTTGTGCAGCTTGATCCCAGCCAGGATTAAATGTGAGCATATTCCCTTCAAACATCCCTTGGAAAATCCCAATAAGTGTCTCACCATTTTTCATGATCAGGTACTTTTTATCCATATCTCCTGCGAAAACGATGAAGCCAAGCTTTTCGTAAAATGATTTAGATAAGGCTAAGTCTTTTACATTTAAGCTCACCGAAAA
This portion of the Spirosomataceae bacterium TFI 002 genome encodes:
- a CDS encoding LytTr DNA-binding domain-containing protein produces the protein MKANIHLGARTSSPSHEIIKLEAQDNYTIVHFIDGSKLLTSTTIGTLEKRLQPFHFFRTSRSTVINLDYLYLFKVHYGSNGSLEKTTKNDIFLARRRKAAFEAEIGGCINCA
- a CDS encoding Chaperone of endosialidase — encoded protein: MKKLYIFLISLISISAAAQISSNGTTDGSITITPKGLHGSSNTTAEGGNLALGSNALQKTIYDGTVSTYFGAYNTAIGDSSLYSNVSGYFNTGLGAFSLQINSTGKGNAGIGYGALNRNENGDFNTAIGNITLFSNTSGIRNTAVGNAALVNNTTASYNTAVGNYALFYNKTASSNTAIGNQTLFLNTEGVQNTAVGSFALLSNKTAQGNTAIGASALSKSISDGNTAIGWLALNTDSLGAFNTAVGSFTGENLTFGDLNSFLGYNAGTTKDSLSNSTAVGANAKVNASNKVRIGDANISVIEGQVAWSNPSDRRLKESIVYTSRLGLDFVNGLKTVSYNYIADKNKVRYDGFIAQDVEKLMEDLNIPFSGLKKSDNGMFSLAYSDFVMPLVNAIQEQQKEIEALKAEALENRDLRVRLEQLEAKMTNR
- a CDS encoding Glyoxalase-like domain-containing protein; amino-acid sequence: MELGAFSVSLNVKDLALSKSFYEKLGFIVFAGDMDKKYLIMKNGETLIGIFQGMFEGNMLTFNPGWDQAAQNTDSFMDVRDIQKSLKGHGINIQNPADENTKGPASFVVTDPDGNVILIDQHR
- a CDS encoding Ketosteroid isomerase homolog, coding for MKNTILGLTLIMVTALVISCTPKTEEAATSTFDLVTAKAEIEAANKEFMALVAAEDSVGLANSYTHDAKLMSGGAPSVIGKANIQSAIRGMFESGLTGIDLRLENVYGTEDLIAEEGELTLYAGDNVIGEEKYIVLWKKEDGKWKLFRDIFNSNMPFE
- a CDS encoding DNA-binding response regulator, LytR/AlgR family, with product MKNPITILVVEDEMIIAAKISLRLTNLGYEVTGIVPRGEEALLHIEQNAPDIVLLDINLKGSIDGIDIAAQIIKNNWQCVIIYLTANTDEATFNRAKATRPFAFLSKPIKPIDLQRTIELTEEQILKQREIEDSVNSSMPELQGGNDTHELLSDGEFLTDRIFVKVKQKMVKIFVSDILYIAADRSYCQIFTKQETHLLSVPLKNVEDKLSKSQFMRIHRSYLVNIKAIDEMTDTHVFISKKVIPLNTNAKEDLFKRLQRV